In Candidatus Bathyarchaeia archaeon, the following proteins share a genomic window:
- a CDS encoding class I SAM-dependent methyltransferase family protein, with protein MSEKETLVEAYCIKVPKNLGEKAINVTAKLGLLNKDLKVLKVEEHLFVPLKERPLEEHVAKICREIGEFEILTSSFPKREKQFKSLVDFLEDKLPPHLLASLPRSIDFIGDVAILEIPSELESYKYLIGEAMLKVFKHARSVLAKSGAVKGDYRVREYELIAGSADTETIHKEHGCKYFLDPRKVYFSPRLSYEHYRVASQVSEGETVIDMFAGVGPFSILIAKTREKVTVYSIDINPDAVRYLERNIYVNKVHGKVIPFLGDAREVIESKLRGLADRVIMNLPEKAIEYIDAACKALKPSGGVIHYYEIAGGADVMEKVRRRLIEAIERSGRSIEALLSERIVKEVAPYKWHISIDVKVK; from the coding sequence ATGAGTGAAAAGGAGACTCTCGTGGAAGCTTACTGTATTAAAGTCCCTAAAAATTTGGGAGAAAAAGCGATAAACGTGACAGCTAAGCTTGGTCTCTTAAATAAGGATTTAAAGGTGCTTAAGGTTGAGGAGCACCTGTTTGTCCCGCTTAAGGAAAGACCGTTAGAAGAGCATGTTGCTAAAATTTGTAGGGAGATTGGAGAATTCGAGATTTTAACCTCCAGTTTTCCGAAGCGTGAAAAACAGTTTAAAAGCTTAGTTGATTTCTTGGAAGATAAGTTGCCGCCACATCTTTTAGCGAGCCTTCCGCGATCGATAGATTTCATAGGTGACGTAGCTATCTTAGAGATCCCTAGTGAACTTGAAAGTTATAAGTATTTAATTGGAGAAGCCATGTTAAAGGTGTTTAAACATGCGAGATCTGTTCTCGCCAAATCCGGCGCGGTTAAGGGGGATTACCGTGTTAGGGAGTATGAGTTGATAGCTGGCTCAGCTGACACCGAGACCATACATAAGGAGCATGGATGCAAATACTTTCTTGATCCAAGAAAAGTCTATTTTTCGCCCAGATTATCCTATGAGCATTACAGGGTCGCCTCGCAGGTTTCTGAAGGTGAAACGGTTATAGATATGTTCGCCGGCGTTGGTCCATTCTCAATCTTAATAGCGAAGACTAGGGAAAAAGTAACTGTTTACTCGATAGATATAAACCCGGATGCTGTAAGATACTTAGAGAGAAATATTTATGTGAATAAGGTTCATGGAAAAGTTATACCGTTTCTCGGCGATGCAAGAGAGGTCATTGAAAGTAAGCTGCGTGGATTAGCTGACCGCGTTATAATGAACCTCCCGGAAAAAGCGATAGAGTATATTGACGCGGCATGCAAAGCGCTTAAGCCTTCGGGCGGCGTTATCCACTACTATGAGATTGCTGGTGGAGCAGACGTTATGGAGAAAGTGAGGAGAAGACTTATTGAAGCGATAGAGAGGTCTGGAAGAAGCATAGAGGCTCTGCTCTCCGAGAGAATTGTGAAAGAAGTTGCGCCGTACAAGTGGCATATATCGATAGATGTGAAAGTAAAGTAG
- a CDS encoding radical SAM protein, translating to MSIKVYTDESLCRKCSFCRTVNRCVNPYCVGCLSCYFACPYEAKKIIEDRVESRRLIKITVDGVQCAVPENVTVKDALRLIGYNVGIYPDEGRVQAPCNLGGCWACMVIADGKPIRSCITGVKDGMLIETDTSSTPPLRIIHGPEPHIVGGKATPWTEGKGVRYVEVAIWAAGCNLRCRSCQNYSVTYDNYSEPLTPEEAARRLTYYKRLYGVNGLAISGGEPTLNKRWLLKYFRELQRLNPDKKARLHLDSNGTLLTPSYIDALIEAGANNIGVEPKGLRLETFMNISGIRDESLAERYLKTSWEAVKYLADKYKDRVYIGVGVPYNSAFMTFDELFEIGEKIASIDPTLQVCVLDYFPAFRRREIKRPSYREMLKVKEILNSVGLKYVIVQTSIGHVGP from the coding sequence ATGAGCATTAAAGTTTATACCGATGAATCCCTATGTAGAAAATGCAGCTTTTGTAGGACGGTTAATAGATGCGTGAACCCTTACTGCGTAGGTTGCCTATCATGTTATTTTGCGTGCCCCTACGAGGCGAAAAAGATCATTGAAGATAGGGTTGAGAGTAGGCGTCTCATTAAGATTACAGTTGACGGCGTTCAATGCGCTGTTCCGGAAAATGTGACCGTTAAGGATGCTTTAAGATTAATCGGATATAATGTTGGAATCTACCCCGACGAAGGGCGTGTTCAAGCGCCATGTAATCTCGGCGGCTGCTGGGCATGTATGGTTATAGCTGATGGAAAACCGATAAGATCATGCATAACAGGCGTGAAGGATGGCATGCTTATTGAGACGGATACCAGCTCGACACCGCCGTTAAGAATTATTCATGGACCCGAACCGCACATTGTTGGCGGTAAGGCGACCCCATGGACCGAGGGTAAAGGGGTAAGGTATGTTGAAGTTGCCATATGGGCGGCTGGCTGCAATCTCCGATGCAGAAGCTGCCAGAACTACAGTGTGACGTACGATAATTATTCGGAGCCTTTAACGCCTGAGGAGGCTGCTAGAAGACTAACATATTATAAGAGGCTTTACGGCGTCAATGGTTTAGCGATCAGCGGTGGGGAACCCACACTGAATAAGCGCTGGCTTCTAAAATATTTCAGAGAGCTCCAGAGACTAAACCCGGACAAAAAGGCTAGATTGCATCTTGATAGCAATGGAACCCTGCTAACGCCATCATATATCGACGCCCTCATCGAGGCTGGAGCAAACAATATTGGTGTCGAGCCTAAAGGTCTTCGACTGGAAACCTTTATGAACATAAGTGGTATAAGAGATGAGAGTCTTGCTGAGCGATATCTTAAAACAAGCTGGGAAGCCGTAAAATATCTCGCGGACAAATATAAGGATAGAGTCTATATTGGGGTGGGGGTTCCATATAACTCGGCATTTATGACTTTCGACGAGCTCTTTGAAATAGGGGAGAAAATAGCCTCTATAGATCCAACACTCCAAGTCTGTGTACTAGATTACTTTCCAGCGTTCAGAAGGAGGGAGATAAAAAGACCCAGTTATAGAGAGATGCTGAAGGTTAAGGAGATATTAAACAGTGTGGGGCTAAAATACGTGATTGTCCAAACATCTATTGGTCATGTTGGACCTTAG
- a CDS encoding uroporphyrinogen decarboxylase family protein yields MNSRERVLAAINHEVPDRIPTDIWATPEVWSNLRAYFGENVDIMETLHIDGIAWLSPKYVGPKLFANGEWKVDYWGVCYKLVSYGNGLGVYEEPIDPPLAHAKTIKDLDAYQWPKVDWFNFSEMRKEAKKTREKRVIGAGYMAVFYQHCLLRGFKNALLDPIMRPEFTRHLLDLISGFLYELHVRIFEECDGLIDVTQVTDDLGTQNGPMISLKIFRDFYRPHMKKFIDLAHGFGIKVFHHDDGAIRIFIPELVEMGIDILNPVQWTCPGMDLEELKREFGDHLCFHGAIDNQRILSFATPEQVRAEVRRCIDILASDGTGYILAPCHNIQPISPIENIIAMYDEAYKYGSSILKKG; encoded by the coding sequence ATGAACTCAAGAGAGCGTGTATTAGCTGCTATAAACCATGAAGTACCTGATAGAATCCCAACTGACATATGGGCTACACCTGAAGTTTGGAGTAATCTTAGAGCGTATTTTGGCGAAAACGTCGATATTATGGAGACTCTACACATAGATGGCATAGCATGGTTATCGCCTAAATATGTAGGTCCCAAGTTATTTGCTAACGGAGAGTGGAAAGTTGATTACTGGGGTGTGTGCTACAAACTAGTTAGTTATGGAAATGGATTAGGAGTATATGAGGAGCCCATTGACCCGCCCTTAGCCCATGCAAAAACTATAAAGGATTTAGACGCCTACCAGTGGCCTAAAGTCGACTGGTTTAATTTTTCAGAGATGCGGAAGGAAGCCAAAAAGACCCGTGAGAAGAGGGTTATAGGAGCGGGCTATATGGCTGTATTCTATCAGCACTGCCTTCTGAGGGGCTTCAAAAATGCTCTGCTTGATCCAATTATGAGACCTGAATTCACTCGTCATCTTTTAGACTTAATATCAGGCTTCCTCTATGAGCTACATGTCCGTATCTTTGAGGAGTGTGATGGGCTTATAGATGTAACTCAGGTAACGGATGATCTCGGCACTCAGAATGGTCCAATGATAAGCTTGAAGATTTTCCGCGATTTTTATCGGCCACATATGAAAAAGTTTATAGATCTAGCCCACGGCTTCGGGATAAAGGTTTTTCATCATGATGATGGGGCAATACGCATATTTATACCGGAGCTAGTGGAAATGGGCATAGATATATTGAATCCAGTGCAATGGACGTGCCCGGGAATGGACCTTGAGGAATTAAAGAGGGAGTTTGGCGATCATTTATGTTTCCATGGTGCAATAGATAATCAGCGCATATTATCCTTTGCAACGCCAGAGCAGGTGAGAGCTGAAGTTAGGAGGTGTATAGATATATTGGCGTCGGATGGAACAGGGTATATTCTAGCGCCATGCCACAACATACAGCCCATATCGCCAATAGAAAATATAATAGCGATGTACGATGAGGCATACAAGTACGGCTCAAGTATTCTGAAAAAAGGATAA